DNA from Mycobacterium sp. SMC-8:
CCCCCGATCGCGAACCACGGTTTGTCGGTGCCCAGCGCGGCGGTCGCCCGCACCAGGTCCAGCCCCGGGGCGGGTCGGCCCGGTTTCGTCGGCGTCGGCCAGCACGGCCCGACGCAGAAGTAGTCGACGTCTTCGGCCGCCGCGGCCCGCACCTGGTCCAGGTCGTGCGTCGAGCGCCCGACCACGCGGTCGCCGATGATCTCCCGCGCCACACTGAGCGGCAGGTCGTCCTGACCGAGGTGCAACACGTCGGCGCCGGCCGCGCGCGCGATGTCGGCGCGGTCGTTGACCGCGAGCAACGCCCCGTGCCTGCGGGCCGCGTCGGCGAGCACCTGCAGCGCGTCGAGCTCCTGGCGCGCCTCCAGCGGCCCGAACCGCTGCTCGCCCGGCGACCCCTTGTCGCGGAGTTGGATGATGTCCACGCCGCCGGCCAGCGCCGCGTCGGCGAACTCGGCGAGGTCGCCGCGATCACGGCGGGCGTCGGTGCACAGGTACAGCGAAGCGCTCGCTAGTCGGGGTTCACGCACACTCGAACGCTAGCGCCGGCGCGACGTAGGCTGGTAGCCGACCACACGGGAGTCCCGGGTACGGGGACTGAGAGTGAGTCCGCCGACTC
Protein-coding regions in this window:
- the thiE gene encoding thiamine phosphate synthase, with protein sequence MREPRLASASLYLCTDARRDRGDLAEFADAALAGGVDIIQLRDKGSPGEQRFGPLEARQELDALQVLADAARRHGALLAVNDRADIARAAGADVLHLGQDDLPLSVAREIIGDRVVGRSTHDLDQVRAAAAEDVDYFCVGPCWPTPTKPGRPAPGLDLVRATAALGTDKPWFAIGGIDADRLPEVLAAGARRVVVVRAITAADDPKAAAETLAGLLSAAG